A genomic segment from Callithrix jacchus isolate 240 chromosome 8, calJac240_pri, whole genome shotgun sequence encodes:
- the GMPR2 gene encoding GMP reductase 2 isoform X1 has protein sequence MTSCLPALRFIATPRLGAMPHIDNDVKLDFKDVLLRPKRSTLKSRSEVDLTRSFSFRNSKQTYTGVPIIAANMDTVGTFEMARVLCKFSLFTAVHKHYSLDQWQEFASQNPDCLEYLAASSGTGSSDFEQLEQILDAIPQVNYICLDVANGYSEHFVEFVKDVRKRFPQHTIMAGNVVTGEMVEELILSGADIIKVGIGPGSVCTTRKKTGVGYPQLSAVMECADAAHGLKGHIISDGGCSCPGDVAKAFGAGADFVMLGGMLAGHSESGGELIERDGKKYKLFYGMSSEMAMKKYSGGVAEYRASEGKTVEVPFKGDVEHTIRDILGGIRSTCTYVGAAKLKELSRRTTFIRVTQQVNPIFSDVS, from the exons ATGACCTCCTGCCTTCCAGCCCTCAGATTCATCGCTACCCCGAGGCTAGGCGCCATGCCTCATATCGACAATGATGTGAAACTGGACTTCAAGGACGTCCTTTTGAGGCCCAAACGCAGTACCCTTAAGTCTCGAAGTGAG GTGGATCTCACAAGATCCTTTTCATTTCGGAACTCAAAGCAGACGTACACTGGCGTTCCCATCATTGCTGCCAATATGGATACTGTGGGCACCTTTGAGATGGCCAGGGTTCTCTGTAAG ttCTCTCTCTTCACTGCTGTCCATAAGCACTACAGCCTCGATCAGTGGCAAGAATTTGCTAGCCAGAATCCTGACTGTCTTGAG TATCTGGCTGCCAGCTCTGGCACAGGCTCTTCTGACTTTGAGCAGCTGGAACAGATCCTGGATGCTATTCCCCAGGTGAACTATATATGCCTGGATGTGGCAAATGGCTACTCTGAACACTTCGTTGAATTTGTAAAAGATGTACGGAAGCGCTTCCCCCAGCACACCATCATG GCAGGGAATGTGGTAACAGGAGAGATGGTAGAAGAGCTAATCCTCTCTGGGGCTGACATCATCAAAGTGGGAATTGGGCCAG GCTCTGTATGTACTACTCGGAAGAAAACTGGAGTGGGTTATCCACAGCTCAGTGCTGTGATGGAGTGTGCAGATGCTGCCCATGGCCTCAAAGGCCACATCATTTCA GATGGAGGTTGCAGCTGTCCTGGGGATGTGGCCAAGGCTTTTG GTGCAGGAGCTGACTTCGTGATGCTGGGTGGCatgctggctgggcatagtgagtCAGGTGGTGAGCTTATCGAGAGGGATGGCAAGAAGTACAAGCTCTTCTATGGAATGAGTTCTGAAATGGCCATGAAGAAGTATTCTGGGGGTGTGGCTGAGTACAG agcCTCAGAGGGAAAGACAGTGGAAGTTCCTTTTAAAGGCGATGTAGAACATACCATCCGAGACATCCTAGGAGGGATCCGCTCTACGTGTACCTATGTGGGAGCAGCTAAGCTCAAAGAGTTGAGCAGGAGAACTACATTCATCCGAGTCACCCAGCAGGTGAATCCAATCTTCAGTGATGTGAGCTAG
- the TINF2 gene encoding TERF1-interacting nuclear factor 2 isoform X2 — MATPPGTGPAALRFAAAASWRVVRGRCVEHFPRVLEFLQSLRAVAPGLVRYRHHERLCMGLKAKVVVELILQGRPWAQVLTALNHHFPESGPVVRDPKATKQDLRKILEARETFCQQVKQLSDDPVDLASKLQELEQEYGEPFLAAMEKLLFEYLCQLEKALPTPQAQQLQDVLSWMQPGVSSTSSLAWSQYGVDMGWPLPECSITDSMNLAEPMEQNPPLQQRLALHNPLPKAKPGPYLPQGPSSRTHPEPLAGHHFNLAPLGQRRVHSQWVSARGGHKERPTVMLFPFRNLGSATQHTSKPESKKEHAICTADLAMSTRAAPTGKSKSPSQTLRGRALKENPVDLPATEQKENCLDCYMDPLRLSLLPPRARKPVCTPSLCSNVITIGDLVLDSDEEENGQGEGKVTSCWCSGTGSRHERTMKKLDGACASLL; from the exons ATGGCTACGCCCCCGGGGACCGGTCCTGCAGCTCTGCGCTTCGCCGCCGCAGCTAGCTGGCGGGTAGTGCGCGGCCGCTGTGTGGAGCATTTTCCGCGAGTACTGGAGTTTCTGCAATCTCTGCGCGCTGTTGCCCCTGGCTTGGTTCGCTACCGGCACCACGAACGCCTTTGTATGGGCCTAAAGGCCAAG GTGGTGGTGGAGCTGATCCTGCAGGGCCGGCCTTGGGCCCAAGTCCTGACTGCCCTGAATCACCACTTTCCAGAATCTGGACCTGTAGTGCGGGACCCCAAGGCT ACAAAGCAGGATCTGAGGAAGATTTTGGAGGCACGGGAAACTTTTTGTCAGCAGGTGAAGCAGCTGTCAGACGATCCTGTGGATTTGGCCTCGAAGCTGCAG GAACTTGAACAAGAGTATGGGGAACCCTTTCTGGCTGCCATGGAAAAGCTGCTATTTGAATACTTGTGTCAGCTAGAGAAAGCACTGCCTACACCGCAGGCACAGCAG CTTCAGGATGTGTTGAGTTGGATGCAGCCTGGAGTCTCTAGCACCTCTTCTCTTGCCTGGAGCCAATATGGCGTGGACATGGGGTGGCCGCTTCCAG agtgcTCTATTACTGACTCAATGAACCTGGCTGAGCCCATGGAACAGAATCCTCCTCTGCAACAAAGACTAGCACTCCACAATCCTCTGCCCAAAGCCAAGCCTGGCCCATATCTTCCTCAGGGACCATCTTCAAGGACACACCCAGAACCTCTAGCTGGCCACCACTTCAATCTGGCCCCTCTAGGCCAACGAAGAGTACACTCCCAGTGGGTGTCTGCTAGGGGAGGCCATAAGGAGCGCCCCACAGTCATGCTGTTTCCCTTTAGGAATCTGGGCTCAGCAACCCAGCACACATCTAAGCCTGAGAGCAAGAAAGAACATGCGATATGCACAGCAGACCTAGCCATGAGCACAAGAGCAGCCCCCACTGGGAAGTCTAAGAGTCCAAGCCAGACCCTGAGGGGAAGGGCTCTGAAGGAGAACCCAGTTGACTTGCCTGCCACAGAGCAAAAGGA GAATTGCTTGGATTGCTACATGGACCCCCTGAGATTATCATTATTACCTCCTAGGGCCAGGAAGCCAG TGTGTACTCCATCTCTGTGCAGCAACGTCATTACCATAGGGGACTTGGTTTTAGACTCTGATGAGGAAGAAAATGGCCAGGGGGAAGGAAAG GTGACAAGCTGTTGGTGCAGTGGGACAGGCAGTAGACATGAAAGAACCATGAAGAAGTTGGATGGAGCCTGTGCTTCTCTGCTGTGA
- the GMPR2 gene encoding GMP reductase 2 isoform X2, whose protein sequence is MPHIDNDVKLDFKDVLLRPKRSTLKSRSEVDLTRSFSFRNSKQTYTGVPIIAANMDTVGTFEMARVLCKFSLFTAVHKHYSLDQWQEFASQNPDCLEYLAASSGTGSSDFEQLEQILDAIPQVNYICLDVANGYSEHFVEFVKDVRKRFPQHTIMAGNVVTGEMVEELILSGADIIKVGIGPGSVCTTRKKTGVGYPQLSAVMECADAAHGLKGHIISDGGCSCPGDVAKAFGAGADFVMLGGMLAGHSESGGELIERDGKKYKLFYGMSSEMAMKKYSGGVAEYRASEGKTVEVPFKGDVEHTIRDILGGIRSTCTYVGAAKLKELSRRTTFIRVTQQVNPIFSDVS, encoded by the exons ATGCCTCATATCGACAATGATGTGAAACTGGACTTCAAGGACGTCCTTTTGAGGCCCAAACGCAGTACCCTTAAGTCTCGAAGTGAG GTGGATCTCACAAGATCCTTTTCATTTCGGAACTCAAAGCAGACGTACACTGGCGTTCCCATCATTGCTGCCAATATGGATACTGTGGGCACCTTTGAGATGGCCAGGGTTCTCTGTAAG ttCTCTCTCTTCACTGCTGTCCATAAGCACTACAGCCTCGATCAGTGGCAAGAATTTGCTAGCCAGAATCCTGACTGTCTTGAG TATCTGGCTGCCAGCTCTGGCACAGGCTCTTCTGACTTTGAGCAGCTGGAACAGATCCTGGATGCTATTCCCCAGGTGAACTATATATGCCTGGATGTGGCAAATGGCTACTCTGAACACTTCGTTGAATTTGTAAAAGATGTACGGAAGCGCTTCCCCCAGCACACCATCATG GCAGGGAATGTGGTAACAGGAGAGATGGTAGAAGAGCTAATCCTCTCTGGGGCTGACATCATCAAAGTGGGAATTGGGCCAG GCTCTGTATGTACTACTCGGAAGAAAACTGGAGTGGGTTATCCACAGCTCAGTGCTGTGATGGAGTGTGCAGATGCTGCCCATGGCCTCAAAGGCCACATCATTTCA GATGGAGGTTGCAGCTGTCCTGGGGATGTGGCCAAGGCTTTTG GTGCAGGAGCTGACTTCGTGATGCTGGGTGGCatgctggctgggcatagtgagtCAGGTGGTGAGCTTATCGAGAGGGATGGCAAGAAGTACAAGCTCTTCTATGGAATGAGTTCTGAAATGGCCATGAAGAAGTATTCTGGGGGTGTGGCTGAGTACAG agcCTCAGAGGGAAAGACAGTGGAAGTTCCTTTTAAAGGCGATGTAGAACATACCATCCGAGACATCCTAGGAGGGATCCGCTCTACGTGTACCTATGTGGGAGCAGCTAAGCTCAAAGAGTTGAGCAGGAGAACTACATTCATCCGAGTCACCCAGCAGGTGAATCCAATCTTCAGTGATGTGAGCTAG
- the GMPR2 gene encoding GMP reductase 2 isoform X4 translates to MPHIDNDVKLDFKDVLLRPKRSTLKSRSEVDLTRSFSFRNSKQTYTGVPIIAANMDTVGTFEMARVLCKFSLFTAVHKHYSLDQWQEFASQNPDCLEVNYICLDVANGYSEHFVEFVKDVRKRFPQHTIMAGNVVTGEMVEELILSGADIIKVGIGPGSVCTTRKKTGVGYPQLSAVMECADAAHGLKGHIISDGGCSCPGDVAKAFGAGADFVMLGGMLAGHSESGGELIERDGKKYKLFYGMSSEMAMKKYSGGVAEYRASEGKTVEVPFKGDVEHTIRDILGGIRSTCTYVGAAKLKELSRRTTFIRVTQQVNPIFSDVS, encoded by the exons ATGCCTCATATCGACAATGATGTGAAACTGGACTTCAAGGACGTCCTTTTGAGGCCCAAACGCAGTACCCTTAAGTCTCGAAGTGAG GTGGATCTCACAAGATCCTTTTCATTTCGGAACTCAAAGCAGACGTACACTGGCGTTCCCATCATTGCTGCCAATATGGATACTGTGGGCACCTTTGAGATGGCCAGGGTTCTCTGTAAG ttCTCTCTCTTCACTGCTGTCCATAAGCACTACAGCCTCGATCAGTGGCAAGAATTTGCTAGCCAGAATCCTGACTGTCTTGAG GTGAACTATATATGCCTGGATGTGGCAAATGGCTACTCTGAACACTTCGTTGAATTTGTAAAAGATGTACGGAAGCGCTTCCCCCAGCACACCATCATG GCAGGGAATGTGGTAACAGGAGAGATGGTAGAAGAGCTAATCCTCTCTGGGGCTGACATCATCAAAGTGGGAATTGGGCCAG GCTCTGTATGTACTACTCGGAAGAAAACTGGAGTGGGTTATCCACAGCTCAGTGCTGTGATGGAGTGTGCAGATGCTGCCCATGGCCTCAAAGGCCACATCATTTCA GATGGAGGTTGCAGCTGTCCTGGGGATGTGGCCAAGGCTTTTG GTGCAGGAGCTGACTTCGTGATGCTGGGTGGCatgctggctgggcatagtgagtCAGGTGGTGAGCTTATCGAGAGGGATGGCAAGAAGTACAAGCTCTTCTATGGAATGAGTTCTGAAATGGCCATGAAGAAGTATTCTGGGGGTGTGGCTGAGTACAG agcCTCAGAGGGAAAGACAGTGGAAGTTCCTTTTAAAGGCGATGTAGAACATACCATCCGAGACATCCTAGGAGGGATCCGCTCTACGTGTACCTATGTGGGAGCAGCTAAGCTCAAAGAGTTGAGCAGGAGAACTACATTCATCCGAGTCACCCAGCAGGTGAATCCAATCTTCAGTGATGTGAGCTAG
- the TINF2 gene encoding TERF1-interacting nuclear factor 2 isoform X1, which yields MATPPGTGPAALRFAAAASWRVVRGRCVEHFPRVLEFLQSLRAVAPGLVRYRHHERLCMGLKAKVVVELILQGRPWAQVLTALNHHFPESGPVVRDPKATKQDLRKILEARETFCQQVKQLSDDPVDLASKLQELEQEYGEPFLAAMEKLLFEYLCQLEKALPTPQAQQLQDVLSWMQPGVSSTSSLAWSQYGVDMGWPLPECSITDSMNLAEPMEQNPPLQQRLALHNPLPKAKPGPYLPQGPSSRTHPEPLAGHHFNLAPLGQRRVHSQWVSARGGHKERPTVMLFPFRNLGSATQHTSKPESKKEHAICTADLAMSTRAAPTGKSKSPSQTLRGRALKENPVDLPATEQKENCLDCYMDPLRLSLLPPRARKPVCTPSLCSNVITIGDLVLDSDEEENGQGEGKESLENYQKTKFDTLIPTLYEYLPSSGYSTMPFYDWRDSSKPL from the exons ATGGCTACGCCCCCGGGGACCGGTCCTGCAGCTCTGCGCTTCGCCGCCGCAGCTAGCTGGCGGGTAGTGCGCGGCCGCTGTGTGGAGCATTTTCCGCGAGTACTGGAGTTTCTGCAATCTCTGCGCGCTGTTGCCCCTGGCTTGGTTCGCTACCGGCACCACGAACGCCTTTGTATGGGCCTAAAGGCCAAG GTGGTGGTGGAGCTGATCCTGCAGGGCCGGCCTTGGGCCCAAGTCCTGACTGCCCTGAATCACCACTTTCCAGAATCTGGACCTGTAGTGCGGGACCCCAAGGCT ACAAAGCAGGATCTGAGGAAGATTTTGGAGGCACGGGAAACTTTTTGTCAGCAGGTGAAGCAGCTGTCAGACGATCCTGTGGATTTGGCCTCGAAGCTGCAG GAACTTGAACAAGAGTATGGGGAACCCTTTCTGGCTGCCATGGAAAAGCTGCTATTTGAATACTTGTGTCAGCTAGAGAAAGCACTGCCTACACCGCAGGCACAGCAG CTTCAGGATGTGTTGAGTTGGATGCAGCCTGGAGTCTCTAGCACCTCTTCTCTTGCCTGGAGCCAATATGGCGTGGACATGGGGTGGCCGCTTCCAG agtgcTCTATTACTGACTCAATGAACCTGGCTGAGCCCATGGAACAGAATCCTCCTCTGCAACAAAGACTAGCACTCCACAATCCTCTGCCCAAAGCCAAGCCTGGCCCATATCTTCCTCAGGGACCATCTTCAAGGACACACCCAGAACCTCTAGCTGGCCACCACTTCAATCTGGCCCCTCTAGGCCAACGAAGAGTACACTCCCAGTGGGTGTCTGCTAGGGGAGGCCATAAGGAGCGCCCCACAGTCATGCTGTTTCCCTTTAGGAATCTGGGCTCAGCAACCCAGCACACATCTAAGCCTGAGAGCAAGAAAGAACATGCGATATGCACAGCAGACCTAGCCATGAGCACAAGAGCAGCCCCCACTGGGAAGTCTAAGAGTCCAAGCCAGACCCTGAGGGGAAGGGCTCTGAAGGAGAACCCAGTTGACTTGCCTGCCACAGAGCAAAAGGA GAATTGCTTGGATTGCTACATGGACCCCCTGAGATTATCATTATTACCTCCTAGGGCCAGGAAGCCAG TGTGTACTCCATCTCTGTGCAGCAACGTCATTACCATAGGGGACTTGGTTTTAGACTCTGATGAGGAAGAAAATGGCCAGGGGGAAGGAAAG GAGTCTCTGGAAAACTATCAGAAGACAAAGTTTGACACCCTGATCCCCACTTTGTATGAATACCTCCCCTCTTCTGGCTATAGTACCATGCCTTTCTATGACTGGAGAGATAGCTCTAAACCCCTGTGA
- the GMPR2 gene encoding GMP reductase 2 isoform X6 gives MGCVFLIYKLFTLKWKMLLLSVLIPASMLVAEKFSLFTAVHKHYSLDQWQEFASQNPDCLEVNYICLDVANGYSEHFVEFVKDVRKRFPQHTIMAGNVVTGEMVEELILSGADIIKVGIGPGSVCTTRKKTGVGYPQLSAVMECADAAHGLKGHIISDGGCSCPGDVAKAFGAGADFVMLGGMLAGHSESGGELIERDGKKYKLFYGMSSEMAMKKYSGGVAEYRASEGKTVEVPFKGDVEHTIRDILGGIRSTCTYVGAAKLKELSRRTTFIRVTQQVNPIFSDVS, from the exons ATGGGATGTGTTTTTCTTATATACAAGTTGTTCACTTTGAAATGGAAGATGCTGCTCCTGTCAGTACTAATACCTGCCTCTATGCTTGTTGCCGAGAAG ttCTCTCTCTTCACTGCTGTCCATAAGCACTACAGCCTCGATCAGTGGCAAGAATTTGCTAGCCAGAATCCTGACTGTCTTGAG GTGAACTATATATGCCTGGATGTGGCAAATGGCTACTCTGAACACTTCGTTGAATTTGTAAAAGATGTACGGAAGCGCTTCCCCCAGCACACCATCATG GCAGGGAATGTGGTAACAGGAGAGATGGTAGAAGAGCTAATCCTCTCTGGGGCTGACATCATCAAAGTGGGAATTGGGCCAG GCTCTGTATGTACTACTCGGAAGAAAACTGGAGTGGGTTATCCACAGCTCAGTGCTGTGATGGAGTGTGCAGATGCTGCCCATGGCCTCAAAGGCCACATCATTTCA GATGGAGGTTGCAGCTGTCCTGGGGATGTGGCCAAGGCTTTTG GTGCAGGAGCTGACTTCGTGATGCTGGGTGGCatgctggctgggcatagtgagtCAGGTGGTGAGCTTATCGAGAGGGATGGCAAGAAGTACAAGCTCTTCTATGGAATGAGTTCTGAAATGGCCATGAAGAAGTATTCTGGGGGTGTGGCTGAGTACAG agcCTCAGAGGGAAAGACAGTGGAAGTTCCTTTTAAAGGCGATGTAGAACATACCATCCGAGACATCCTAGGAGGGATCCGCTCTACGTGTACCTATGTGGGAGCAGCTAAGCTCAAAGAGTTGAGCAGGAGAACTACATTCATCCGAGTCACCCAGCAGGTGAATCCAATCTTCAGTGATGTGAGCTAG
- the GMPR2 gene encoding GMP reductase 2 isoform X3 yields MTSCLPALRFIATPRLGAMPHIDNDVKLDFKDVLLRPKRSTLKSRSEVDLTRSFSFRNSKQTYTGVPIIAANMDTVGTFEMARVLCKFSLFTAVHKHYSLDQWQEFASQNPDCLEVNYICLDVANGYSEHFVEFVKDVRKRFPQHTIMAGNVVTGEMVEELILSGADIIKVGIGPGSVCTTRKKTGVGYPQLSAVMECADAAHGLKGHIISDGGCSCPGDVAKAFGAGADFVMLGGMLAGHSESGGELIERDGKKYKLFYGMSSEMAMKKYSGGVAEYRASEGKTVEVPFKGDVEHTIRDILGGIRSTCTYVGAAKLKELSRRTTFIRVTQQVNPIFSDVS; encoded by the exons ATGACCTCCTGCCTTCCAGCCCTCAGATTCATCGCTACCCCGAGGCTAGGCGCCATGCCTCATATCGACAATGATGTGAAACTGGACTTCAAGGACGTCCTTTTGAGGCCCAAACGCAGTACCCTTAAGTCTCGAAGTGAG GTGGATCTCACAAGATCCTTTTCATTTCGGAACTCAAAGCAGACGTACACTGGCGTTCCCATCATTGCTGCCAATATGGATACTGTGGGCACCTTTGAGATGGCCAGGGTTCTCTGTAAG ttCTCTCTCTTCACTGCTGTCCATAAGCACTACAGCCTCGATCAGTGGCAAGAATTTGCTAGCCAGAATCCTGACTGTCTTGAG GTGAACTATATATGCCTGGATGTGGCAAATGGCTACTCTGAACACTTCGTTGAATTTGTAAAAGATGTACGGAAGCGCTTCCCCCAGCACACCATCATG GCAGGGAATGTGGTAACAGGAGAGATGGTAGAAGAGCTAATCCTCTCTGGGGCTGACATCATCAAAGTGGGAATTGGGCCAG GCTCTGTATGTACTACTCGGAAGAAAACTGGAGTGGGTTATCCACAGCTCAGTGCTGTGATGGAGTGTGCAGATGCTGCCCATGGCCTCAAAGGCCACATCATTTCA GATGGAGGTTGCAGCTGTCCTGGGGATGTGGCCAAGGCTTTTG GTGCAGGAGCTGACTTCGTGATGCTGGGTGGCatgctggctgggcatagtgagtCAGGTGGTGAGCTTATCGAGAGGGATGGCAAGAAGTACAAGCTCTTCTATGGAATGAGTTCTGAAATGGCCATGAAGAAGTATTCTGGGGGTGTGGCTGAGTACAG agcCTCAGAGGGAAAGACAGTGGAAGTTCCTTTTAAAGGCGATGTAGAACATACCATCCGAGACATCCTAGGAGGGATCCGCTCTACGTGTACCTATGTGGGAGCAGCTAAGCTCAAAGAGTTGAGCAGGAGAACTACATTCATCCGAGTCACCCAGCAGGTGAATCCAATCTTCAGTGATGTGAGCTAG
- the GMPR2 gene encoding GMP reductase 2 isoform X5, protein MGCVFLIYKLFTLKWKMLLLSVLIPASMLVAEKFSLFTAVHKHYSLDQWQEFASQNPDCLEYLAASSGTGSSDFEQLEQILDAIPQVNYICLDVANGYSEHFVEFVKDVRKRFPQHTIMAGNVVTGEMVEELILSGADIIKVGIGPGSVCTTRKKTGVGYPQLSAVMECADAAHGLKGHIISDGGCSCPGDVAKAFGAGADFVMLGGMLAGHSESGGELIERDGKKYKLFYGMSSEMAMKKYSGGVAEYRASEGKTVEVPFKGDVEHTIRDILGGIRSTCTYVGAAKLKELSRRTTFIRVTQQVNPIFSDVS, encoded by the exons ATGGGATGTGTTTTTCTTATATACAAGTTGTTCACTTTGAAATGGAAGATGCTGCTCCTGTCAGTACTAATACCTGCCTCTATGCTTGTTGCCGAGAAG ttCTCTCTCTTCACTGCTGTCCATAAGCACTACAGCCTCGATCAGTGGCAAGAATTTGCTAGCCAGAATCCTGACTGTCTTGAG TATCTGGCTGCCAGCTCTGGCACAGGCTCTTCTGACTTTGAGCAGCTGGAACAGATCCTGGATGCTATTCCCCAGGTGAACTATATATGCCTGGATGTGGCAAATGGCTACTCTGAACACTTCGTTGAATTTGTAAAAGATGTACGGAAGCGCTTCCCCCAGCACACCATCATG GCAGGGAATGTGGTAACAGGAGAGATGGTAGAAGAGCTAATCCTCTCTGGGGCTGACATCATCAAAGTGGGAATTGGGCCAG GCTCTGTATGTACTACTCGGAAGAAAACTGGAGTGGGTTATCCACAGCTCAGTGCTGTGATGGAGTGTGCAGATGCTGCCCATGGCCTCAAAGGCCACATCATTTCA GATGGAGGTTGCAGCTGTCCTGGGGATGTGGCCAAGGCTTTTG GTGCAGGAGCTGACTTCGTGATGCTGGGTGGCatgctggctgggcatagtgagtCAGGTGGTGAGCTTATCGAGAGGGATGGCAAGAAGTACAAGCTCTTCTATGGAATGAGTTCTGAAATGGCCATGAAGAAGTATTCTGGGGGTGTGGCTGAGTACAG agcCTCAGAGGGAAAGACAGTGGAAGTTCCTTTTAAAGGCGATGTAGAACATACCATCCGAGACATCCTAGGAGGGATCCGCTCTACGTGTACCTATGTGGGAGCAGCTAAGCTCAAAGAGTTGAGCAGGAGAACTACATTCATCCGAGTCACCCAGCAGGTGAATCCAATCTTCAGTGATGTGAGCTAG
- the TINF2 gene encoding TERF1-interacting nuclear factor 2 isoform X3 — protein sequence MATPPGTGPAALRFAAAASWRVVRGRCVEHFPRVLEFLQSLRAVAPGLVRYRHHERLCMGLKAKVVVELILQGRPWAQVLTALNHHFPESGPVVRDPKATKQDLRKILEARETFCQQVKQLSDDPVDLASKLQELEQEYGEPFLAAMEKLLFEYLCQLEKALPTPQAQQLQDVLSWMQPGVSSTSSLAWSQYGVDMGWPLPECSITDSMNLAEPMEQNPPLQQRLALHNPLPKAKPGPYLPQGPSSRTHPEPLAGHHFNLAPLGQRRVHSQWVSARGGHKERPTVMLFPFRNLGSATQHTSKPESKKEHAICTADLAMSTRAAPTGKSKSPSQTLRGRALKENPVDLPATEQKENCLDCYMDPLRLSLLPPRARKPGDKLLVQWDRQ from the exons ATGGCTACGCCCCCGGGGACCGGTCCTGCAGCTCTGCGCTTCGCCGCCGCAGCTAGCTGGCGGGTAGTGCGCGGCCGCTGTGTGGAGCATTTTCCGCGAGTACTGGAGTTTCTGCAATCTCTGCGCGCTGTTGCCCCTGGCTTGGTTCGCTACCGGCACCACGAACGCCTTTGTATGGGCCTAAAGGCCAAG GTGGTGGTGGAGCTGATCCTGCAGGGCCGGCCTTGGGCCCAAGTCCTGACTGCCCTGAATCACCACTTTCCAGAATCTGGACCTGTAGTGCGGGACCCCAAGGCT ACAAAGCAGGATCTGAGGAAGATTTTGGAGGCACGGGAAACTTTTTGTCAGCAGGTGAAGCAGCTGTCAGACGATCCTGTGGATTTGGCCTCGAAGCTGCAG GAACTTGAACAAGAGTATGGGGAACCCTTTCTGGCTGCCATGGAAAAGCTGCTATTTGAATACTTGTGTCAGCTAGAGAAAGCACTGCCTACACCGCAGGCACAGCAG CTTCAGGATGTGTTGAGTTGGATGCAGCCTGGAGTCTCTAGCACCTCTTCTCTTGCCTGGAGCCAATATGGCGTGGACATGGGGTGGCCGCTTCCAG agtgcTCTATTACTGACTCAATGAACCTGGCTGAGCCCATGGAACAGAATCCTCCTCTGCAACAAAGACTAGCACTCCACAATCCTCTGCCCAAAGCCAAGCCTGGCCCATATCTTCCTCAGGGACCATCTTCAAGGACACACCCAGAACCTCTAGCTGGCCACCACTTCAATCTGGCCCCTCTAGGCCAACGAAGAGTACACTCCCAGTGGGTGTCTGCTAGGGGAGGCCATAAGGAGCGCCCCACAGTCATGCTGTTTCCCTTTAGGAATCTGGGCTCAGCAACCCAGCACACATCTAAGCCTGAGAGCAAGAAAGAACATGCGATATGCACAGCAGACCTAGCCATGAGCACAAGAGCAGCCCCCACTGGGAAGTCTAAGAGTCCAAGCCAGACCCTGAGGGGAAGGGCTCTGAAGGAGAACCCAGTTGACTTGCCTGCCACAGAGCAAAAGGA GAATTGCTTGGATTGCTACATGGACCCCCTGAGATTATCATTATTACCTCCTAGGGCCAGGAAGCCAG GTGACAAGCTGTTGGTGCAGTGGGACAGGCAGTAG